A part of Campylobacter concisus genomic DNA contains:
- a CDS encoding metal-sulfur cluster assembly factor has protein sequence MKEKIYNALSNIVDPEVGFDIVSLGLIYDVSCDENGKAKVTMTLSTKSCPLHEMILGWVETAVLDIEGVKECEIDLVWEPEWNIQMASDFVKAQLGV, from the coding sequence ATGAAAGAAAAAATTTATAACGCACTGTCAAATATCGTTGATCCAGAAGTTGGCTTTGATATCGTTTCGCTTGGACTTATATACGATGTGAGCTGCGATGAAAATGGCAAAGCAAAAGTTACTATGACGCTTTCAACTAAATCTTGCCCACTACATGAAATGATACTTGGCTGGGTAGAAACTGCCGTGCTTGATATAGAAGGTGTCAAAGAGTGCGAGATCGATCTTGTCTGGGAGCCTGAGTGGAATATACAAATGGCAAGCGATTTTGTAAAAGCACAACTTGGAGTTTAA
- the ftsZ gene encoding cell division protein FtsZ yields the protein MSSFTVEENKSIYGAKIKVVGVGGGGGNMVNHIIRVNPNLNIDLIVANTDAKALENSLAHTKIQLGEKTTKGLGAGMRPEIGKAAAEESYDEVKSALETSDIVFIGTGLGGGTGTGAAPVVAQAAKDIGALTVAVVTMPFMFEGKKRRKLADCGLEELRKESDSIVVIPNDKLLTLIDKNAGIKESFEMVDEVLARAVNGMSTIVLDSGKSDINLDFADVRTIMSHRGLALMGVGEASGEDAAQEAIKNAIQSPLLDNMTINGAFGILVHFRISPSCPLADINNAMSIIHEAADEDAEIIFGTTTDDKIEDNKVEVTIIATGFQSSQKETEKKDEVQTSTASDIIKKERILRLKKVSGGYDEDYMSQLDVPSFMRHQMD from the coding sequence ATGAGTAGCTTCACAGTAGAAGAAAATAAAAGCATCTATGGTGCAAAGATAAAGGTCGTAGGTGTAGGTGGAGGTGGTGGCAATATGGTCAACCATATAATAAGAGTTAATCCAAATTTAAATATAGATCTTATTGTTGCTAATACAGATGCTAAGGCTCTTGAAAATTCTCTTGCACATACAAAAATACAGCTTGGAGAAAAGACAACAAAAGGTCTAGGTGCAGGCATGAGACCTGAAATAGGAAAAGCCGCTGCTGAAGAGAGCTATGATGAAGTAAAAAGTGCACTTGAGACATCAGATATAGTTTTTATCGGTACAGGGCTTGGTGGCGGAACTGGTACAGGTGCAGCTCCAGTAGTTGCTCAAGCTGCAAAAGACATTGGTGCGCTAACAGTTGCAGTTGTTACTATGCCTTTTATGTTTGAAGGAAAAAAACGTAGAAAACTGGCTGATTGTGGCCTTGAAGAGCTCAGGAAAGAAAGCGATTCTATTGTTGTCATTCCAAACGATAAACTCTTAACACTAATTGATAAAAATGCTGGCATAAAAGAAAGCTTTGAAATGGTTGATGAAGTACTTGCAAGAGCCGTCAATGGTATGAGTACGATCGTACTTGATTCAGGAAAAAGCGATATAAATCTAGACTTTGCAGATGTTAGAACGATTATGAGCCATAGAGGACTAGCTTTAATGGGTGTTGGCGAAGCAAGTGGCGAGGATGCAGCGCAAGAAGCTATAAAAAATGCTATACAATCACCACTTCTTGATAACATGACAATAAATGGGGCATTTGGTATTTTAGTTCATTTTAGAATAAGCCCTAGTTGCCCACTAGCTGATATCAATAATGCGATGAGTATTATTCATGAGGCAGCGGATGAAGATGCTGAAATTATATTTGGTACAACAACTGATGACAAAATAGAAGACAATAAAGTTGAAGTTACAATAATAGCCACAGGTTTTCAAAGCTCACAAAAAGAAACTGAAAAAAAAGATGAAGTACAAACTTCTACTGCAAGCGATATCATAAAAAAAGAGCGTATATTAAGACTTAAAAAAGTTAGTGGTGGATATGACGAAGACTATATGTCACAACTTGATGTACCATCATTTATGCGCCATCAAATGGACTAA
- the ftsA gene encoding cell division protein FtsA, translated as MSTKILGIDIGSFQICAVIAQHDENGIKIIGIGTEKTQGIRKGVITNIEQAAKSIKNALIEAQRVAGTRYEKVIVSISGAYTKSVDSSGVVNIPNHEIGIKEIERAMQMADHTADIPHEYEKLHVLPYNFKVDGQEHIEDPIGMNGSRLEVQTHIVTVQKSSISNLRKAVNLAGVQLDNIVLSGYASAIATLTKDEKELGAALVDMGGATCNLVVHSGNSIRYNEFLPVGSANITNDLSMALHTPLPKAEEIKLGYGALINKSVDLIELPILGDETKSHEVSLDIISNVIYARAEETLMVLAKMLEDSGYKDSIGAGIILTGGMTKLEGIRDLASAIFDKMPVRIAKPKEMDGLFEILRDPANSCAIGLCLYGAGNFSPYEIDSEKKMRYQGEIASKPKANFRNVFVEEESAQNFGQEVQDPNEKEDSFSDKDFELEIANKSKNKEELANIADISKQEKNPNAFAKFWYSITQLF; from the coding sequence TTATAACCAATATTGAGCAAGCTGCAAAGTCTATAAAAAATGCATTGATAGAAGCACAAAGAGTTGCAGGAACACGCTATGAAAAAGTCATAGTTTCTATTTCTGGTGCGTATACAAAAAGCGTTGACAGTAGTGGTGTAGTGAATATACCAAATCATGAAATAGGTATAAAAGAGATCGAACGTGCTATGCAAATGGCCGATCATACAGCTGATATACCTCATGAGTATGAAAAACTACATGTTCTTCCTTATAATTTTAAAGTAGATGGACAAGAACATATTGAAGATCCAATAGGCATGAACGGTAGTAGGCTAGAAGTTCAAACACATATTGTTACAGTACAAAAGTCATCTATTAGCAACCTAAGAAAAGCCGTAAATTTAGCAGGCGTTCAACTAGATAACATAGTCCTTTCAGGATATGCTTCTGCGATAGCAACATTAACAAAAGATGAGAAAGAGCTTGGTGCCGCACTTGTTGATATGGGTGGTGCCACTTGTAATCTTGTAGTGCATTCTGGAAATTCTATAAGATACAATGAATTTTTACCTGTTGGCTCAGCAAACATTACAAATGATCTTTCTATGGCTCTGCATACACCACTTCCAAAGGCAGAAGAGATAAAATTAGGTTATGGTGCTTTAATAAATAAGTCAGTTGATCTAATAGAACTTCCGATCCTTGGAGATGAAACAAAAAGCCACGAAGTTTCACTAGACATAATATCAAATGTTATATATGCCAGAGCAGAAGAAACCCTTATGGTACTTGCTAAGATGCTAGAAGATAGCGGCTATAAAGATAGCATTGGTGCTGGAATAATACTTACTGGCGGTATGACTAAGTTAGAAGGTATTAGAGATCTTGCATCCGCAATATTTGACAAAATGCCGGTTCGTATAGCAAAACCAAAAGAAATGGATGGATTATTTGAAATTTTAAGAGACCCAGCAAATTCTTGTGCTATAGGGCTTTGTTTGTATGGTGCTGGCAACTTTAGCCCATACGAGATTGATTCTGAGAAAAAAATGAGATACCAAGGGGAAATAGCCTCAAAACCGAAAGCAAATTTTAGAAATGTTTTTGTGGAAGAAGAAAGCGCACAAAATTTTGGACAAGAGGTACAGGATCCAAATGAAAAAGAGGATAGTTTTTCTGATAAAGATTTTGAATTAGAGATAGCAAATAAATCAAAAAATAAAGAAGAGCTTGCCAATATTGCAGATATTAGTAAACAAGAAAAAAATCCAAATGCTTTTGCAAAATTTTGGTATAGTATTACACAATTATTTTAA